From a single Couchioplanes caeruleus genomic region:
- a CDS encoding DUF4307 domain-containing protein: protein MSETRATTPVFPPGRYGRRRDGRRRLAAPITFGVILTAIAVLLSVRLYQQYGDPAYDAQIVRWTGATDTQITIDFTVRVPRGEAATCTLRARDYGGTEVGTRTVTVRAAADESTIKASEVVPTTAKAFVGEVLRCRAADAPS from the coding sequence GTGAGCGAGACGCGCGCCACAACCCCGGTATTCCCGCCGGGCCGTTACGGCCGGCGCCGCGACGGGCGCCGGCGGCTGGCCGCCCCGATCACCTTCGGCGTCATCCTCACGGCGATCGCGGTGCTGCTGTCCGTACGTCTCTACCAACAGTACGGCGATCCCGCCTACGACGCGCAGATCGTCCGATGGACCGGGGCGACGGACACCCAGATCACGATCGATTTCACCGTACGGGTGCCCCGAGGCGAAGCCGCCACGTGCACTCTCCGCGCGCGCGACTACGGCGGAACAGAAGTGGGAACCCGCACGGTCACCGTACGAGCCGCCGCCGACGAGTCGACGATCAAGGCCTCTGAGGTCGTGCCCACGACCGCCAAGGCGTTCGTCGGCGAGGTCCTGCGCTGCCGGGCCGCCGACGCCCCGAGCTGA
- the greA gene encoding transcription elongation factor GreA: MTSSEASKTWLSQDAYDRLQAELDELIAARPVIAAEINARREEGDLRENGGYHAAREEQGKQEGRILYLKEFLRNAEVGEAPTADKVAPGMVVTIYFDDDKTDTEKFLLGSREIASTTDLTVYSPESALGKAILGAGQGQTVTYTAPSGADIKVTVVEFQPFGV, from the coding sequence GTGACCAGTTCAGAAGCGTCGAAGACCTGGCTCTCCCAGGACGCTTACGACCGGCTGCAGGCCGAGCTCGACGAGTTGATCGCAGCCCGGCCGGTCATCGCCGCCGAGATCAACGCCCGCCGCGAGGAGGGCGACCTGCGGGAGAACGGCGGCTACCACGCCGCCCGCGAGGAGCAGGGCAAGCAGGAGGGCCGGATCCTCTACTTGAAGGAATTCCTGCGCAACGCCGAGGTCGGCGAGGCCCCGACGGCCGACAAGGTCGCCCCGGGCATGGTCGTGACGATCTACTTCGACGACGACAAGACCGACACCGAGAAGTTCCTGCTCGGCTCGCGCGAGATCGCGTCGACGACCGACCTGACGGTGTACAGCCCCGAGTCGGCGCTCGGCAAGGCCATCCTCGGCGCCGGCCAGGGCCAGACCGTGACCTACACGGCCCCGAGCGGCGCCGACATCAAGGTCACCGTCGTCGAATTCCAGCCCTTCGGCGTCTGA